The following are from one region of the Prevotella communis genome:
- a CDS encoding DUF6712 family protein, translating to MKLITTDDQLRLLIPNVLATVEGEPTLIEKLYPYLETAEQWAIDTFVPEAIFDEIATADSFGPNERFRYPLEKLVACHAYMTAIPSLDLVLTPNGFGIVSNQNVVPASRERVDALITSLESQRDAAIEALILRLSARPEWRQSQQGKYFSSTMFPFLSLCHRLAIREHLWENYQKLHDRLIKIESVLADTYFSHEQITVFRNHVITQLRTAKPLEEQVIRTLQSLEMMLLSDMQVHPQSFYDLVNIIREHEEIFPAWHSSPVAALYTPKVFENKKKSGGYWL from the coding sequence ATGAAACTAATCACCACCGACGACCAGCTCCGACTGCTCATCCCAAACGTCCTCGCTACTGTAGAGGGCGAGCCCACCCTGATAGAGAAGCTTTACCCATATCTCGAGACTGCAGAGCAATGGGCAATAGATACCTTCGTTCCTGAAGCTATCTTTGACGAGATTGCTACAGCCGACAGCTTCGGACCTAACGAGCGTTTCCGCTACCCCTTGGAAAAGCTAGTAGCCTGTCATGCCTATATGACCGCCATACCTTCACTTGATTTGGTATTGACCCCTAATGGCTTCGGCATCGTCTCGAACCAGAACGTAGTTCCTGCTTCTCGTGAGCGCGTCGACGCCCTGATTACCTCTCTCGAGTCTCAGCGCGACGCCGCCATCGAAGCCCTCATCCTTCGCCTCTCCGCCCGTCCCGAATGGCGCCAGTCCCAACAGGGCAAGTACTTCTCCAGTACTATGTTCCCCTTCCTGAGCCTATGCCACCGCCTCGCTATCCGTGAACACCTCTGGGAGAATTATCAGAAGCTGCATGACCGCCTCATTAAAATTGAGTCGGTCCTTGCAGACACATACTTCTCCCACGAGCAGATAACAGTCTTCCGTAATCACGTCATCACTCAGCTCCGCACCGCCAAGCCGTTGGAAGAGCAAGTCATCCGCACTCTCCAATCTTTGGAGATGATGCTTCTCTCAGACATGCAGGTTCATCCGCAATCCTTCTATGACCTCGTGAACATCATCCGTGAGCACGAAGAAATCTTTCCCGCTTGGCACAGTTCCCCTGTGGCAGCTCTATACACCCCCAAAGTCTTCGAAAACAAAAAGAAGTCCGGCGGCTACTGGCTATAA
- a CDS encoding LexA family protein yields the protein MKDEEIFKAEVSTELELPLYDAIAAGFPITSDYPAERLDFNRDFIKHPESTFFVKVKGDSMKDAGIYDGDLCLVDRAEEMVHGNIVAAYVNGGFTVKYLDTSTKDEGFIRLRPANTDYKPFIVDASDEFIVWGKVIFTIRDWRNSYCLPL from the coding sequence ATGAAAGACGAAGAGATTTTCAAAGCAGAGGTTTCAACGGAGCTGGAGTTGCCGCTTTACGATGCGATAGCAGCTGGTTTCCCCATTACCAGTGACTATCCAGCCGAGAGACTGGACTTCAACCGCGATTTCATCAAGCATCCTGAAAGTACCTTCTTTGTCAAGGTGAAAGGTGATTCGATGAAGGATGCAGGTATCTATGACGGTGACCTTTGCCTGGTGGACAGAGCAGAAGAGATGGTGCACGGCAATATCGTGGCTGCGTATGTCAATGGCGGGTTTACGGTGAAGTACCTCGATACCTCGACCAAGGATGAAGGTTTCATCCGACTGCGTCCTGCCAATACGGATTACAAACCGTTTATTGTGGATGCCTCTGACGAGTTTATTGTCTGGGGCAAGGTCATTTTTACCATTAGAGACTGGAGGAACAGCTATTGTTTGCCATTGTAG
- a CDS encoding Y-family DNA polymerase, which yields MFAIVDCDNCFVSCERVFRPDLNGKPVVVLSNNDGCVVARSNEAKALGIKAGTPYFQLKDLFPGQEIAVFSSNYELYIDMTDRVMSLIRQEVPEFYRYSIDEGFCMLDGMNFLDLKEWGEKLHQTIKRCTGMPVSIGIAQTKTLAKMASHYAKKYPGFNHCCYIDNIERRNKALELYPIEEVWGIGRQYAKRLQAERVTTAYDFAMKPKSWVRATFNVVVERTWRELNGDDCVPLEDLGKKKSICTSRSFPGMVPDFETLRTSISNFAAHCAEKLRKQQSAASIVSVFIDTNHFREDLPQYWNWAQESLLTPTSSTQDIVQCALRCTQRIFRQGYQYKRAGVVVAGICPDTAVQTNFIDYDSERYEKKKRLDEAIDKINRMNGSETIVLGSQQYTAKDGKGKAGVFRDSIKHDFRSPSYTTKWSDIPEAK from the coding sequence TTGTTTGCCATTGTAGATTGTGATAACTGCTTCGTGAGCTGCGAAAGGGTGTTTCGCCCTGACCTCAACGGAAAGCCTGTCGTTGTACTGTCGAACAATGACGGCTGTGTTGTGGCACGCTCGAACGAAGCAAAGGCTCTTGGCATCAAGGCAGGAACGCCATATTTCCAACTTAAGGATTTGTTCCCCGGGCAGGAGATTGCGGTGTTCTCCTCGAACTACGAGCTCTACATCGACATGACGGACAGAGTGATGTCACTTATCCGTCAGGAGGTGCCAGAGTTCTACCGCTATAGCATCGATGAAGGCTTCTGCATGCTCGATGGGATGAATTTCCTCGACCTGAAGGAATGGGGAGAGAAACTGCACCAGACCATCAAGCGCTGCACAGGTATGCCTGTCAGCATCGGTATTGCCCAGACTAAGACCTTGGCAAAGATGGCCAGCCACTATGCCAAGAAATACCCCGGCTTCAATCATTGCTGCTACATCGATAATATCGAGCGTAGGAACAAGGCCTTGGAGCTTTACCCCATTGAGGAAGTATGGGGAATCGGCAGACAGTACGCCAAGAGGCTGCAAGCCGAGCGCGTGACGACTGCCTATGATTTCGCCATGAAGCCCAAGAGCTGGGTACGTGCCACCTTCAATGTGGTGGTGGAGCGTACGTGGCGCGAACTCAATGGGGATGACTGTGTGCCCCTGGAAGATCTGGGCAAGAAAAAAAGCATCTGCACCAGCAGGAGCTTCCCCGGGATGGTGCCAGACTTTGAGACCCTGCGAACCAGTATCAGCAACTTCGCCGCTCATTGTGCCGAGAAGCTGCGCAAGCAACAGTCTGCAGCGAGCATTGTGAGTGTGTTCATCGACACGAACCATTTCCGCGAGGACTTGCCCCAGTACTGGAACTGGGCGCAGGAGAGTCTGCTGACGCCCACCAGCTCGACACAGGATATCGTGCAATGTGCGCTGCGCTGCACCCAAAGGATATTCCGACAGGGGTATCAGTATAAGCGTGCGGGTGTGGTGGTGGCAGGCATCTGTCCCGATACTGCCGTTCAGACCAACTTCATCGACTATGATTCTGAACGGTACGAGAAGAAGAAAAGGCTTGATGAAGCCATTGATAAAATCAACAGGATGAACGGCAGCGAGACCATCGTGCTTGGGTCGCAGCAGTATACGGCAAAGGACGGAAAAGGTAAAGCGGGCGTTTTCCGTGACAGCATCAAGCACGACTTCCGCAGTCCCAGCTACACCACGAAGTGGAGCGATATTCCTGAGGCAAAATGA
- a CDS encoding A1S_2505 family phage non-structural protein has protein sequence MQQKRTTPERITSLQPNEIFVFGSNLRGMHGGGAAYVAYRHFGAIMGQGVGLQGQSYAIPTMQGGVDTIRPYVDEFIEFAKQHPALTFLVTRIGCGIAGFTDEDISPLFEKAHEVDNIVLPPNW, from the coding sequence ATGCAGCAGAAACGTACTACTCCAGAGCGTATCACCTCGCTCCAGCCCAACGAGATTTTCGTCTTCGGCTCAAACCTTCGCGGAATGCATGGCGGAGGTGCAGCCTACGTTGCATACCGCCACTTCGGCGCCATTATGGGGCAAGGTGTCGGTCTGCAGGGACAGAGTTATGCTATCCCCACCATGCAGGGTGGCGTAGATACTATCCGTCCCTATGTGGACGAGTTCATAGAGTTCGCCAAACAGCACCCTGCCCTCACCTTCCTCGTCACCCGCATCGGCTGCGGCATCGCTGGCTTCACGGACGAAGACATCTCGCCCCTATTCGAAAAAGCACATGAGGTGGACAATATCGTATTGCCACCGAATTGGTAA
- a CDS encoding vWA domain-containing protein: MTDLIPTRVHNLIIVDESGSMECIRKQAFTGMNETLQTVRMMQKKYPNQIQYVTLITFDSDHTKLHYDNTLADKTKDLKWKAYNPCAATPLYDAIGKGVSKVNAQVEDGDHVLVTIITDGYENCSEEWTLKMVRTLIEKLKKQNWTFTLIGTDNLDVEEMAHSFAIEEHMEFTQDAEGTKEMFARERRSRERYNCCVAEAAPMPKGKFFEEEGN; encoded by the coding sequence ATGACAGATTTGATTCCAACGAGAGTTCACAACTTGATTATTGTTGACGAGAGCGGTTCCATGGAGTGCATCCGCAAGCAGGCCTTTACTGGCATGAACGAAACCCTGCAGACTGTCCGCATGATGCAGAAGAAGTATCCCAATCAGATTCAGTATGTCACGCTGATTACCTTTGACAGCGACCACACTAAGCTGCACTATGACAATACGCTTGCCGACAAGACCAAGGATTTGAAGTGGAAGGCATACAATCCTTGCGCTGCCACGCCGCTTTACGATGCTATCGGAAAAGGCGTTTCCAAGGTTAATGCCCAGGTAGAAGATGGCGATCACGTCCTTGTCACCATCATTACCGATGGCTATGAGAACTGCAGCGAGGAATGGACGCTGAAGATGGTCCGTACCCTCATCGAGAAGCTGAAGAAGCAGAACTGGACCTTTACGCTCATTGGTACCGACAACCTCGATGTCGAGGAGATGGCTCATTCCTTTGCCATTGAGGAGCACATGGAATTCACACAGGATGCTGAAGGTACCAAGGAGATGTTTGCCCGAGAACGCAGGAGTAGAGAACGCTATAACTGCTGCGTGGCTGAAGCTGCACCGATGCCCAAG